The following proteins come from a genomic window of Anas acuta chromosome 22, bAnaAcu1.1, whole genome shotgun sequence:
- the MUL1 gene encoding mitochondrial ubiquitin ligase activator of NFKB 1, whose amino-acid sequence MVTAAMDGGGRPSGLQAALLAASAALTALLCSAYRHKARQARGLQGARRLRLDGELRAVLLEAPGRCVPYAVIEGVVRSVKDTLSSQFVEDCHGVVQRLTLQEHKMVWNRTTHLWNDYEKVIHQRTNTAPFDLAPPEDGAGVAVRVMKPLEAAELSLETVHEKFHPSVQSFTDVLGHYISGERPKGIQETEEMLKVGTLLTGVGELVLDSDTVKLQPPKQGLRYYLSSADFDSLLQKQQASVRLWKILAFLSGFATCTLLFFLLRKQYRHRRERRRLQQLQEEFRQAQELRLRHENAAEVPKNACVICLSNAKACVFLECGHVCSCTECYRALPDPKACPICRQRITRVVPLYNS is encoded by the exons ATGGTGACGGCGGCCATGgatggcggcgggcggcccTCGGGCCTGCAGGCCGCGCTGCTGGCGGCCAGCGCCGCGCTCACGGCGCTGCTGTGCTCCGCCTACCGACACAAGGCCCGGCAGGCCCGCGGCCTCCAG GGCGCCAGGAGGCTGCGGCTGGACGGGGAGCTGCGGGCCGTGCTGCTGGAGGCGCCGGGGCGCTGCGTGCCCTATGCGGTCATTGAAG GTGTGGTGCGCTCGGTGAAGGACACCCTGAGCAGCCAGTTCGTGGAGGATTGCCACGGCGTGGTGCAGAGGCTGACGCTGCAGGAGCACAAGATGGTTTGGAACCGAACCACACACCTCTG GAACGACTACGAGAAGGTGATCCACCAGCGCACCAACACGGCCCCCTTCGACCTGGCCCCCCCGGAGGACGGCGCCGGCGTGGCCGTGCGGGTGATGAAACCCCTGGAAGCCGCCGAGCTCAGCCTGGAGACGGTGCACGAGAAATTCCACCCCTCGGTGCAATCCTTCACCGACGTCCTCGGCCACTACATCAGCGGCGAGCGCCCCAAGGGCATCCAGGAGACCGAGGAGATGCTGAAGGTGGGGACGCTGCTGACGGGCGTGGGGGAGCTGGTGCTGGACAGCGACACCGTCAAGCTGCAGCCACCCAAACAGGGCCTGCGCTACTACCTCAGCAGCGCCGATTTCGACTccttgctgcagaagcagcaggccAGCGTCCGCCTCTGGAAGATCCTCGCCTTCCTTTCGGGTTTCGCCACCTGCaccctcctcttcttcctcctgcgCAAGCAGTACCGGCACCGCCGCGAGAGGAGgcgcctccagcagctgcaggaggagttCAGGCAGGCCCAGGAGCTGCGGCTGAGGCACGAAAACGCCGCGGAGGTGCCCAAAAACGCCTGCGTGATTTGTCTGAGCAACGCCAAGGCCTGCGTCTTCCTGGAGTGCGGCCACGTCTGCTCCTGCACCGAGTGTTACCGCGCCCTGCCCGACCCCAAGGCGTGCCCCATCTGCCGGCAGCGCATCACCAGGGTGGTTCCGCTCTACAACAGCTGA
- the PINK1 gene encoding serine/threonine-protein kinase PINK1, mitochondrial, which produces MALRLLLARALRLLPRGAAAAAPHRPPPAPAGPWAPPRPPSALFSSFSFSSFLRRPAAGLAAAARRGRRGPCLALALGLALAEPRLEERRRAEAACGSIQTVFIRKNKAQKNPLSSFRWRGFRLEEYLIGQPLGKGCSAAVYEAAIPSPPDGQGSVRLAGEGPALGEQPADKPQQKEAFPLAIKMMWNISAGSSSEAILDAMGRELVPATRTALAGEYGAVSCRRKPVLRRKKLQPHPNIIQVIRAFTSSVPLLPGAFTDYPDVLPLSLNPRGIGHSRTLFLVMKNYPCTLRQYLRDNSPDARLSTMMILQLLEGVDHLVRHGIAHRDLKSDNILVELDSAGCPWLVITDFGCCLADDSVGLRLPFTSSYVDRGGNGCLMAPEVITASPGPGTVINYSKADAWAVGAIAYEILGLANPFYGHGDSTLESRSYREDQLPSLPDRVPLEVKQVVKLLLQRDPNKRLSARVAANVLHLSLWGESVLAPKTLKPDQMVAWLLCQSAATLLLDGLVDKSQVETKMKMCFFANLDYKDLWAAIFLLLALRNQAG; this is translated from the exons ATGGCGCTGCGGTTGCTCCTCGCCCGCGCTCTCCGCCTGCTGccccgcggcgccgccgccgccgcccctcaccgcccccccccggccccggccggcCCCTGGGCTCCCCCCCGGCCTCCCTCTGCCCTTTTTTcgtctttctccttctcctccttcctccgtCGCCCCGCGGCCGGGCTGGCGGCTGCGGCTCGGCGGGGCCGCCGCGggccctgcctggccctggcGCTGGGGCTGGCGCTGGCCGAGCCGCGGCTGGAGGAGCGGCGCCGGGCTGAGGCGGCCTGTGGGAGCATCCAG ACGGTGTTCATCAGGAAGAACAAGGCGCAGAAAAATCCGCTGAGCTCGTTCCGCTGGCGAGGCTTCCGGCTGGAGGAATATCTCAtcgggcagcccctggggaagggCTGCAGCGCGGCCGTGTACGAGGCAGCTATTCCCTCGCCTCCCGATGGCCAGGGGAGCGTCCGCCTCGCCGGAGAGGGGCCAGCCCTGGGAGAGCAGCCCGCAGACAAACCCCAGCAGAAGGAGGCTTTCCCGTTAGCCATCAAAATGATGTGGAACATCTCG GCTGGCTCTTCGAGTGAAGCCATCCTTGATGCCATGGGCCGCGAGCTCGTTCCAGCCACCCGGACCGCCTTAGCCGGAGAATACGGAGCTGTCTCGTGCCGCAG GAAACCTGTCCTCAGGAGGAAGAAGCTGCAGCCTCATCCAAACATAATCCAGGTGATCCGAGCCTTCACGTCCTCTGTCCCGCTGCTGCCCGGAGCCTTCACGGACTATCCTGATGTTCTTCCACTGAGCCTGAACCCCAGAGGCATCGGCCACAGCCGCACGCTCTTCTTGGTGATGAAGAA TTATCCCTGCACCCTGCGCCAGTATTTGAGGGACAACAGTCCGGATGCTCGTCTCTCCACCATGATGATTTTACAGCTGTTGGAAGGCGTGGACCATCTTGTTCGCCACGGGATAGCGCACAGAGACCTCAAGTCTGACAACATCCTGGTGGAACTCGATTCGG CTGGCTGCCCCTGGCTGGTGATCACAGACTTTGGTTGCTGCCTGGCAGACGACAGCGTCGGCCTGAGGCTGCCTTTCACCAGCTCGTACGTGGATCGGGGTGGCAACGGCTGTCTTATGGCACCCGAG GTGATCACAGCGTCGCCAGGTCCAGGCACGGTGATCAACTACAGCAAAGCTGACGCCTGGGCTGTGGGAGCAATCGCCTACGAAATCCTCGGCCTGGCAAATCCTTTCTATGGCCACGGGGACTCGACCCTGGAAAGCAGAAGTTACCGTGAGGATCAGCTGCCGAGCCTGCCCGATCGCGTGCCCCTGGAGGTGAAGCAAGTGGtaaagctgctgcttcagaggGATCCCAACAAG AGACTGTCTGCTAGAGTTGCTGCTAACGTGCTTCACTTAAGCCTCTGGGGTGAAAGTGTTCTAGCACCCAAGACCCTGAAACCCGATCAGATGGTTGCCTGGCTTCTGTGCCAGTCCGCGGCCACTTTGCTCCTGGACGGACTGGTGGATAAAAGCCAAGTGGAAACCAAAATGAAGATGTGCTTCTTCGCAAACCTCGACTACAAAGACCTCTGGGCAGCAATTTTCTTGTTGCTGGCCTTGAGAAACCAGGCTGGGTGA
- the FAM43B gene encoding protein FAM43B, producing the protein MLPWRRSKFVLVENERKCKGKSLGPGLGYASLLASFLRSCPDLLPECPLERLGSVFGGRRQKVELNKEDPTYTVRYLGNAVTLHAKGEGCTEEAVGKIWAKSEAGAGGAKMKLTLGPHGIRMAPGEKGARRPGHAYLLHRITYCAADRRHPKVFAWVYRHQVKNKAVVLRCHAVLVPKAATARAMALLLFQTSASAFNEFKRLKRQNDGRHVQQQLLGEAIVPLVPLRRLLNAKCPYRPPAERARCAPRLSSILEEEEEEAMGTGCGTRAEGLGERAAVLRLAREMRGCSLRGPRPPLC; encoded by the coding sequence ATGCTGCCCTGGCGCCGGAGCAAGTtcgtgctggtggaaaatgaaCGTAAGTGCAAAGGGAAGAGCTTGGGCCCTGGGTTGGGCTACGCCTCGCTGCTGGCCAGCTTCTTGCGCTCCTGCCCGGACCTGCTGCCCGAATGCCCGCTGGAGCGCTTGGGCAGCGTTTTCGGCGGCCGGCGGCAGAAAGTGGAGCTGAACAAGGAGGACCCGACCTATACCGTGCGCTACCTGGGCAATGCCGTCACCCTGCACGCCAAGGGTGAGGGCTGCACGGAGGAGGCGGTGGGCAAGATTTGGGCCAAAAGCGaagccggggccgggggggccaaGATGAAGCTGACGCTGGGACCCCACGGCATCCGCATGGCGCCCGGCGAGAAGGGGGCCCGCCGGCCGGGCCACGCGTACCTGCTGCACCGCATCACCTACTGTGCCGCCGACCGGCGGCACCCCAAGGTTTTCGCCTGGGTTTACCGGCACCAGGTGAAGAACAAGGCGGTGGTGCTGCGCTGCCACGCCGTCCTGGTCCCCAAAGCCGCCACGGCGCGCGCCATGGCGCTGCTCCTCTTCCAGACATCCGCCTCCGCCTTCAACGAGTTCAAGCGGCTCAAGAGGCAGAACGACGGCCGCCAcgtccagcagcagctgctgggcgAAGCCATCGTCCCCTTGGTGCCCCTGCGCAGGCTGCTCAACGCCAAGTGTCCCTACCGCCCACCGGCCGAGCGCGCCCGCTGCGCCCCGCGCCTCAGCTCCatcctggaggaggaggaggaggaagccatGGGCACCGGCTGTGGGACGAGGGCTGAAGGCCTCGGGGAGCGAGCCGCCGTGCTGAGGCTGGCCAGGGAGATGCGGGGGTGCAGCCTGCGTGGCCCTCGCCCCCCCTTGTGCTGA
- the AGMAT gene encoding guanidino acid hydrolase, mitochondrial codes for MRLLLAAPRLLASPAAATLCHGPRLPPTAPCRGTPRRWGSSFNVPPSAEFVARPVGICSMLRLPVRASAEGLDAAFVGVPLDTGTSNRPGARFGPRQIRAESAMVRRHNASTGAAPFDSLLVADVGDVNVNLYNLPASCRLIREAFQKIVASGCVPLTLGGDHTITYPILQAVAEKHGPVGLVHVDAHTDTGDRALGEKIYHGTPFRRCVDEGLLDCSRVVQIGIRGSSYAPDPYKYCREQGFRVVLAEDCWFKSLVPLMAEVRQQMGAKPVYISFDIDGLDPAYAPGTGTPEIAGLTPSQALEIIRGCKGLNIVGCDLVEVAPMYDVSGNTALLGANLLFEMLCVLPGVKTM; via the exons ATGAGGCTCCTGCTCGCTGCTCCACGGCTGCTCgcatcccctgcagcagccaccttGTGCCATGGTCCCCGCTTGCCACCCACGGCTCCGTGCAGGGGGACCCCTCGCCGCTGGGGCTCGAGCTTCAACGTGCCCCCCAGCGCCGAGTTCGTGGCCCGGCCTGTGGGGATCTGCTCCATGCTGAGGCTTCCCGTCCGCGCCTCCGCAGAGGGGCTGGATGCAGCTTTCGTCGGCGTCCCCCTGGACACGGGCACGTCCAACCGGCCGGGAGCCAG GTTCGGTCCGCGCCAGATCCGTGCCGAGTCGGCGATGGTGAGGAGGCACAACGCCAGCACCGGGGCGGCGCCTTTCGACTCCCTCCTGGTGGCTGACGTGGGAGACGTGAACGTGAACCTCTACAACCTGCCTGCCAGCTGCCGCCTCATCCGCGAGGCCTTCCAGAAGATTGTGGCCTCGGGCTGCGTGCCCCTCACCTTGG GTGGAGATCACACCATCACGTACCCGATCCTGCAGGCCGTGGCAGAAAA ACACGGCCCCGTGGGGCTGGTGCACGTGGATGCTCACACCGACACCGGCGACAGGGCCCTGGGGGAGAAGATCTACCACGGGACCCCGTTCCGGCGCTGCGTGGACGAAGGGCTGCTGGACTGCAGCCGCGTGGTTCAGATCGGCATCCGCGGCTCCTCCTACGCCCCCGACCCTTACAAATACTGCCGGGAGCAG GGATTCCGGGTGGTGCTGGCTGAGGATTGCTGGTTCAAGTCCCTGGTGCCGCTGATGGCAGAGGTGAGGCAGCAGATGGGGGCCAAGCCGGTCTACATCAGCTTCGATATCGATGGGCTGGACCCTGCCTACGCCCCGGGAACTGGGACGCCAGAGATAGCTGGGCTCACGCCCTCACAG GCTTTGGAGATTATTCGTGGCTGCAAGGGGCTGAATATAGTGGGATGCGACCTTGTGGAAGTTGCACCGATGTACGATGTCTCCG GTAACACGGCCCTCTTAGGGGCCAATCTGCTGTTTGAAATGCTGTGCGTCCTTCCCGGAGTGAAAACAATGtga
- the CDA gene encoding cytidine deaminase: protein MLRGTGRARAGRYPVGAGHPVPPPGKSLTRACGTGMEGSGGPQGERLQLLLRRCQEAKACAYCPYSHFPVGAALLTAGGEIFSGCNVENACYSLGVCAERTAIQKAISEGHTRFRAMAIASDMGTDFIVPCGACRQVMREFGKDWDVYLTKPDGTYIVKTLDELLPLSFGPEDLKKA from the exons ATGCTGCGGGGCACGGGCAGGGCGCGTGCGGGGCGTTATCCCGTCGGGGCAGGGCACCCTGTGCCGCCTCCCGGGAAATCTTTAACCAGGGCGTGCGGCACAGGCAtggagggcagcggggggccCCAGGGCGAGcgtctgcagctgctcctgcgCCGCTGCCAGGAGGCCAAGGCCTGCGCCTACTGCCCCTACAGCCACTTCCCCGTGGGCGCCGCGCTGCTCACCGCCGGCGGGGAGATCTTTTCGG GGTGCAATGTGGAGAACGCCTGCTACAGCCTGGGGGTGTGCGCCGAGCGCACGGCCATCCAGAAAGCCATCTCGGAGGGGCACACTCGCTTCAGGGCCATGGCCATCGCCAG CGACATGGGGACCGACTTCATCGTGCCCTGCGGCGCCTGCAGGCAGGTGATGAGAGAG ttCGGCAAGGACTGGGACGTCTACCTGACCAAACCCGACGGCACCTACATCGTCAAGACACTGGACGagctcctgcccctctccttcGGCCCCGAGGACCTGAAGAAGGCGTGA